A window from Candidatus Nitrospira neomarina encodes these proteins:
- the thpR gene encoding RNA 2',3'-cyclic phosphodiesterase: protein MNRFSNQKSLRVFLAVELSLDLRRKVVELQCQLRESLPMVNWVRPESIHLTLKFLGYVDASLVEPVLTAIEPIRTSQPPLTLEVQGLGVFPHLRRPRVLWIGCTGDIPALFKLVSRIEGAMEPLGFPPEDKPYFPHLTLARIKHDQSQVGGVLTHSGLLEQPRNLGIFHVDRITLFRSDVSQSGAEYTALRTVPFTEPGSHNSI, encoded by the coding sequence ATGAATCGGTTTTCTAATCAGAAAAGTCTGCGAGTCTTTCTTGCTGTTGAACTTTCCTTGGATTTGCGTCGGAAAGTGGTGGAACTTCAATGTCAGCTGCGAGAAAGCTTACCAATGGTCAATTGGGTTCGTCCTGAGTCGATACACCTCACACTGAAATTTCTTGGATATGTGGACGCTTCCCTGGTGGAACCGGTTTTGACTGCCATTGAACCTATCCGGACAAGTCAGCCTCCTCTCACATTAGAGGTTCAGGGGTTGGGGGTTTTTCCGCATCTTCGACGTCCACGGGTACTGTGGATCGGATGTACGGGAGACATTCCTGCTTTGTTCAAACTTGTTTCACGAATCGAAGGTGCGATGGAACCGTTAGGCTTTCCTCCTGAGGATAAGCCCTATTTCCCTCATTTGACTTTGGCCAGGATCAAACATGACCAATCTCAGGTCGGAGGCGTACTGACTCATTCCGGCTTACTGGAGCAACCTCGAAATCTTGGGATATTCCATGTTGACCGGATCACACTTTTTCGCAGTGACGTGAGCCAATCCGGTGCGGAATATACGGCTTTGAGGACGGTGCCATTCACTGAGCCTGGATCACATAATTCAATCTAA